ataacaattaacaaatattcaaagaggatatacaaaaaaatcaagaacaacatttcaacttttcaaaattctaattacaaacacattaacaatttaacattaacaaataacaattaataaatattcaaagaggatatacaaaaaaatcaaaaacaacatttcaacttttcaaaattcaaattacaaacactaagattaagaatttaagattaacaaataacgcattaacaatttaacattaacaaataacaattaataattattcaaagaggatataaaaaaaatcaagaacgacatttcaacttttatttttattttatttttttttaaaaaaacgtgtccttgactGCTTGCCGTGTCCTTGCTGTGTCcgcgtgtccggaaaaatattaaaatattggacacttcatttggcgtgtcagACAcagattttcgcgtgtccgtcgcttgtccgtgtccgacacgggacacgccAGTCCAGAGACGTGTCCGTGTATTCGagcgggtcacactcgggtcgggtcggttagttacggttcggttgaagatcggttatttgagctattgagttagcatcagttcggtgtcggttgaagttcgtatcgagtttcaatcggtctcgggttgtcatcggttaataattggttcgattttaCCGAGTACAGATCGGattcgggtatttttcaagtagaattcggttacgaattactaattactaattactatcgatcgagtcagtatcagattaagttgttagtcattttttaattgaagaTAAGGTTACCttttcttaaagcaaaatagttaaaatgcaaatcaattagtgatcattattacattgttacttttatttgtttgaccgaaaattaaaattataaagttctatcaactttcatctaatttgatcaaaagtagttaaataaacattgatcattgattattaactccaaatatatgaaaccatgtatttataaaatttattttattaaaatattttttactttattagaataactaataagatgattgaatatgagtcgatcatattTCTATGTAAAAatttggttcaggtttacagcaattcgatctaaactttgttcgggttaagtcggttttagtcggatcgagttcggtttcgagcatgattcggatATGACTCGGATCGGtgattattaggttcgggtaatctcagTTAACGGTTACAAAAATCGGCTAGCTCAGGTTCAgtttttcccattttcggttgtcaatcgGTTCGGGTATAACTTTGGGTcgggtaatgtcggttcgataaacgtaaaaaaggaacacattttcgggtcggtttactttcggtttcggttcGGGTTTTTGGGTCGGGTcaattttgaacacctctaggcttagtttaagatataaatgatcaaaattgcGCATCATATTgcgtaaaaaaaataaaacctagcaattatatatattttttaagcaTCCAAAAACCTTTCATTTCTACTTCATATATACCCACTTATGCTTCAATAAGACCATATATAGCCATATATCATATAGAGATTATGAGACACATTCCAACACTCATTCTAAAGAAAAAAAGCAGTGCTCATTTCAACTCTCTTTTTTTCGAAAGAAAGAGTGTAGACTATTTTCTTCACAATTTATCTCAAAAAAACAATTCGAGCATTCCACACAAAGCAGAGTTTAGGTGAGGGGTTTTCTTTTACCTAAAAGATGCGGAATAAAAAGAGATAGGCGCAGTCAACTTGTCCAAAAAATGTGACTACTATTTCGATGGATTGGGATGGTTCTAATGTAAGGCTTTGTCTCAAAGTTAAATTTCAATTCAATAAAATCAATTCAATTTAATTCACTTCAACttctattaaatttaattagtttagtTCACCATATTGCCTTTGATCTTAACATTTTTCAAGTTATGTTTATTTGATTTAGTTAAACTTAACTAGACTACATTcaatctaaattaatttaacaacaTTTAAATAAGCTTTAGCTCAACACATTTAGAATTAGAATAGTATATTACCAATTACAATTAAGTCATATGCATATACTACTATACAATAGAAACCCCTTTTGTCTTAGGACATATTGTTCATAGAAATCCTAAAGTCATGGCAATGGTGTGCTTACCTGTCACTTTCTAATTTATCCTTTTCATATTTGTGTCACAAATCTACAATAATTTGTTTTCCTATATTTACTATTTGGACcaagtttgcagcggaagatGTCGTTTGATATTTTGATTACACGCACAATTGTACGGACAATCAAGAACAGACGTTTTCTTGATTAGATTGTCTGTTTGGGTTTGATTTCTAGTATTCTTGAATGACTActtatcctggaagaagacactgattcccctaaggaatacaaggccttaatcctcacaattctctcaatgatcaacgtgatcttggagaagtatgaatctCTCACGGATTGAATACACTCAACCTTTGCAAGACAGAAataacaaaacagaaacaaaactTGTTCTTTGAATGCTCAATTAACTTTGATGAAAGTTCATGATTGATTAAAAAACTGAAAACTCTAATTACAAAGTGGAGGAGAGCCTTATTCATAGAATTGGCTTCCATTTCTAATGGCTATACAATCAAGAAAAGGGCGTCTATATTCTAACGGTCATAACAGACGCTTTAAAATAGAACGCGCTAGTTCTTCTGTCAGGATTTGGGAATACCAAGCTGTTCCTTATTACTATGTATGCGTATTTGAGAACACCAAGCTgttccttattatttgggaacACCGAGCTGTTCCTCATTCTTCCTCTTCCAGATATAGAACTAATATAGAACTATGCACGCTGAAGACCTGGTGGCTGTTCCCATAACTGTTCCACTATTTAATACAAATGTTAATACTTTATACAATCTATGTGGCAAATTTTTATTGGCTGTTAAGTTTATGCACCCAACCTATTATATGGATTGTCATTGTTACTTATATAGGTTATCTATTCACAATAATATTACATCCCTTTCACCTTATTCATTTCTGAGATTAGCTAATAGAAGTGCTGTAAGATACAAATAAAAGCATTAGATTAATTGCAAATTTTGAAATACATCAAAACTATTAcaaatatataacataaattGAATGAAAATATACAATTATAAAGAACATTTAAAATAGTCACCGACTCAAACATAAACctgaacataaataaataaacaaatcatACTTTAATTTCTTCCTAAAAGTAACTTATTTAACATAAAGAACATGACTTAAATGAGCATATCTCATCTCAATTTCTCCTTTTTTGATTcctaaaagtaaaatatttaacATAAAGAACATGACTTAAATGAGCTCTTGTGATAAAGCTTCCTTGTCTTAGAAGACATTTGTTTGGAGATCTAGCATTCCAGGGTCAGTAATTTTGGCTTCCTTCTCTGGGTcagtagagaatggaacttcaAGCTCAGGAGGATTCTAGAAAATTCCACACAAGATAAAAAGTTATACAACTAATACATGTCACAACAGCAatctttgttgaacatcatgaATCATGAATATCCCAAGACTTTGTAAAACACAAAAGAACTCGATACATCATAAAAAAAAGTTAGATATAGTGAAATCGTGTTAAATAAAAGTGACGTGCTGAaccaaaatgaattaaaataatCGATCTGAACTGAACTAAACTGAGCTAATTTATAGTTAGGCATAACAGACCCTTAATGTATGCAGGCTTGTAGAGTTAATAGTAATTACCATGCAGCGAATCAGAGCCCAATTGACTCCACGAAAGAAAGGGTGTCGTTTAATTTCGTTGGCACCTTCATTCGCTCCCAATCTATTCTTCGGGTCTTTCTGTAACAATTGGTACATCAGCTGTTTCGCGTGCAGACTCACCTGAAACAAAATCAGCAATATTAGTCCAAATCTAATTCAATGTAACTCTTCCAAATTCTAATATATGCTATGTTCTGCAGAGTGCAGTGTGTAAAGGTATTTAAGGAAAGAGACACTATGCTTACTTGTTTACTAGATGGAAATTTGAGATTCTTTTGAAGTACATTGGTGAAAGTTCTTTGCCTAGTTTTACCACGAAAAGGCGTATATCCATAGAGCATCTCATACAAGAGAATTCCTGGGGAAAGAGATAAAACACCAAGGGTGTGATTTACACTAAACTGAAACACACAAATCAGAATGCTGACTGATAAAACGGAAATTTACCTAATGCCCACCAATCGACTGCGCTCGTATGGCCAGTCCCACCAATAATTTCCTGCAATCAACCAATTCACGAATAAAAGCTTAGGCACTCTTCACATTGACAAGGTTCAAAAACAATGAAACAGATtaccattaataatttatatgtatTCTTAACATCTAAAAAGTTCGGTTTGATACAGTTCAACTCTAATCGGTTTGAGTTTAGTTCAACACATCGGTTTTAACTGTCACATGTCATCATTCATTCAGTTCAAGTCATCAGTGCGTTTCCATAAAAAGATACGAACACACATACAAATTTTATCTGATCAGAAAAGGATGCAAATCCGAGAGAAGAATTCAATGGCATCTTATGCCTGCTACTTTTTTAATTATGACAAGCTAGTTAGAGTCCACTTAACATTGTTTGAAATTGATGATTCAAGCAGTACAAGCGATAATTTGGTATCAGGAAATGACTTtgaataagataaaattaaaaaaaagagtaaGAACATGTACCGGAGCTATATATTCCTCTGTCCCAACAAAGGAATTTGACGCTCGCATAGGTTCAGCCAAAAATATTGGAGCTTTTTGAGACTTGTGTTGCCTTCTCTTTTCACGGATCTCTGGAACGAGCAGCTATATCCAAATGAATGTATCATCCTCAGTAAGTAAACCAACATATTAAGTAGTAATACAGCAAAAAACTTCATAAAActtcacatatatacatatttatgaGGATTTATACCTGAGGCATGCAAGATGTTAGACAAGATAGATCAAAATCTGTCAAAGTGATATGGCCATTGCTCTGAATTAGAATGTTCTCAGGCTTTAAGTCCCGATAGATTATACCTAAAACACAACAGATAAGATCACTATTATTTCTTACCAACCAATCAGTGACAGGATAATcaaaaaacatataaatgttCGTTCATAAATGAAAACTTGAAAATTTTAGGATTTTAATGTTATCAATACCACTGCAGCACCATCCGACATCcataaacaaaaaactaatgCATAACTAATCAACTATTTTGTCAATCAGAGAGAAACGTAACTCTACCTTGGCAATGAAGGTATTCCAATGCAACGATCACCTCCGCGGCATAAAATCTACAAACGTTGAACATAAAgcttagggggtgtttggcaaattagcttattgagcaattttagcttattctGATACAAATCGAGGGTTGGGTGGTCAAACCAgctaatgctagtgtttggtgAATTAACTGGTTGAAGCAGCTTATTGATACgaataaattgtttttaaacAAGCTGCTTATAGCAGTGGGTTCAAAACCAACcggtcaaaccagttaataaaatcagctaGTCAAATCAGCCACTATAATCAACTATCAGCTACCAGCTATCAACCATTTCCAAACACCTTAGTATAAAAATCTGACAAACTAGTGAGAAGCACTGCTGATCATCATTCTCTTTTGATACTACATCAGAGAATAATGAATTCAATAGACCTCTATTACTGTTTTTGGTATCATTGGTCGAAGCTTACACTATTGAAGAACTTATATTTGCCAAGATGAAATCTAGCTGTGCTTTAGTAAAATATTCCATTACCTCAGGTTCCCGCCTAGACTTTCACCTGGACAAGTTTAGTGAGTCGGATGTACAAACTTTATTCTTGTAgcaacaaagaggttgtttgcGATTAAGAACCAATGTTTTTGTGACAACTGATGGTATAAAGAAACAGAAGTTAAGAGCTGTACAGCCCCTCCATCCTACTATAATTGCAGCAGTTTTTCTCAAAATCTCTAACATTAGAATATTTAGTGTATTAATCTCAATGGGGCAGACAAAGTAAATAGGAAAATAGAGGATTTCTAAGATATTAGTTACTGTCCACCATAAAAATACAGAAGAAAGATCACTAGAAAATTACCTTGCCGCGTCTTCTTTCAAGACCTTAGTTGGTTGTCCATCCAAAAGTAGAAATAGCTCCCCACCAGGGCAGTAGTCAGTTATCAGACAAATATGAGTGGGTGTCTGAAAAAACCAACAAATATTAATGCCAAAAAGATCATTGGTTGATCATATATGTACCAAGTATAGGATTTTTGGAGCAATGTTGTGAAATCTTGCTTTGTCCGACCTGAAATGAAGCATATAATGCAGGGAGAAAAGGATGATCCAACATATCCAGAATTTCTCTTTCTGCACAAGCTCTATGGACCTACAATGAGTTTTCCAAATAAAATGGGTCAGGTTGAAGAATCCAACCACCTGGTTCTAATTCAGAATGCCAGGTTCCTTAAAGCGTCAGGGACAATAGCTGGCTTGGGAAAGTTCTTAAAGTAACATAATAAGCATCGTAAAAATAAGTACTGATCTATGACTGATATGATATGCAAATGAAAAAAGTAAGATTTAAGGTTTTTCATGTTTATCAGATGTCAATGGCTAATGGATACAgaaaaaagtttttctagtACCTTGTTTCGGTTAAGCATAGCATTTTTATCCATTGCCTTCATGGCAAAATTTTCACCAGTTCCGATCAATTCCACCAGATGCACACTGCAATAGTGAACTGTCATGTAGAGCTATAAAGGTGCAAGATTCATAGTTTAAGTGTCAAAACCCAAGAAGCAAAAAGAGACCTTCCAGTGTCACCAGCTCCTAGAGGCCTTACTGGTTTAAAATGTTTAAGCCCTATTTGCTCTCCACTTTCCGTCAACTGCTTGgtgaaaaaatatgaaaatttgtttAGATTCGTACAATCAATCAATTTCGGAAACATATTACATATGAAATAAGTGCTCTTCACAAAAGTCCGTGTATACCATACTGCAGGAAGAGACAcccatataaaaagaaaaaagcaaGACACAGAAAACAGATTGTTTTACGACAGACTATAGTTGTGTGTAGAAAGTTAGAAACACTGTCATCCCACCTTTCGAATAGCTTTCCATGTGGCACTGTCTTTCCTGTGGGGCTTTGGTTGTACAATTTTTGAATGATTAGCCCACAAGTCCTCGGGTTTCTGCAGATGCCATAGAAAACACCAACATGATATAGTCAAATTTACAGAGGTAGATGATCTATCTGATCATACACTATTTTCACTCACCTTGTTGGCATCTGGGAGTTCTCTAACTGCGACATCAACGTTTTGTGCAGTTTCTTTCACCTGATTTGCACAATGAAATGTCAGTCTATGATGATATATGTCAGTCAAAAAGGCACGAGTATGCATACACACACTACTCAAGTGGTAACAAATGGAAAACATTCCGTAAACAAAACTTAAACGAGGGCAAGAACGAAGGCCTTGATTGATTTGGATCAATCTTACCAGTTTCTCACTCTCTTCAACAGCAGCTACTGGAATGCtgttttgaagtggttcaaCATGTTGACTTCCATCTAACTGTACCCCAATGAAGTACTGAACTTCTCCCTACTCATAGATAAACACAAACATATGAAAGAACAGTCAAGGAGAAACCAAAGAATTATAATATTGGATTAGGTTTTAAAACTTTGTAATCAACAAGAGATGTTCACAAACCAACTCTTGGGTAGTAAACAATGTTATACCTTTTGGTCGCGCATGGGCTGTAGATGGAACACATTCCAGAATTTCTTCCCTggattaaaatatcaaaaaattctTTACCATAGATATTAAAAGTGAAGCATGTTTCATGGTTGATACATGTCAGATTGTGATCTCAATCCTTCTGAGTGACAGAAAAACAATGGAAGCTTGCATAATGGATTTTAGGCAATGACTTCATTACTATATATCTCCAGTTATCTTTTATAAAAGGAAGTCAGCCTTTTTCTCAAGGTATACTCTCTTTTTCCTCATATATTTCCTATTCATTATAATAAAGCAATCATTAAATAGTAAGGCTTTCACTGAGTAGCAGCATTTACCACAAAGTAATTAGCTATTTGAGGTCAATTTACATAAGATTACTGAATACCGTATCTATTGGAAAAAAACCACATGTATTCCCACATCGAAGAATTAGagaggttgactaacatatatacttgatgggcTACTCTTCCTAATCCCAActggttttaggatggaaccttATTGGGTTTGTGTGCAGTCAATTCTGCTTTTATGTAGGTTTTGTTGTATACAAGCTCAATAACAAATTTACCAGTATCTTATAGCTTTATTGGAACGGACATGTTTCACTTTCCAGTCATCTGTACGTAGTACCTAGTATACAAGAGATTTATAGAAGGGAAAGACAATTTAAGTAGTCAAAAATGGTTCAGAAAATAGAAGATACCAGTTTTTGTGTAGTTAATTAGCTGAACTGTAACTTCTGTTTCAGTATCTATTGCATTTCTGATTTTACGCACTGTTTCAGGATCTGTTTCAGGCCCTTGCAGAAACCTGTAAAATTTTGCAATTTCAGAAAATCAGTAAGCATCATGTTTTCGAGATTGTGTGATATACCCTAATTGATTAAGTTAGTCAAAGGATAGTTACATTTACAAATATCCTGACCACCGTGCTGTAGTCATTACCTTATAGCAGTACATAGGAATGGTCATGGTCGGGTCTAGGACACAAACCCAGACCCATTAATTTTTGGCGTACCCATACTTGGACCCGGACTCTTTAAagtctgaaaattttagactCGAACTTAGACCCGCCAAGTCTGATGTGTCTAAGATCTCAAATGGGTcttgattttattatttacacataaactttttacattttaaaagtTTCATTAGTACGAAAATGGGTCTTTGAGTTGTATACAAGTCTAAATTGAGTCCTAATAAATGTAAAAATAGATTTAGAACgaacttaaaattattttgagtcTTATAATAGGTCGGGACTCAGAACCTAAACCGGACTCAAATCCGCTAGGTCTCAAAAATTTGGACCCAGACCCTAAAAATAGGGGCGGATCCAGTAGGGtcttggacccatgaccatccctagccaatacatgataaaaaaagACTTAATGTAAAAGCACAACATAGATTCTTAAGTAAAGCTTGGATAACCTGCAATTTCTTCCCAAAATCTCTTCACGACTGTACTCTGTCAGCTCTAAGAAGCTGTCAGACGCAAAAATCTGTAACAACCAACATCGTGATAATCAAGAGAGAAAATTTCTAATATTTTCCAAGTTTTTGTAACTGATGGAGGATTTAAGTGTTGTAGGAACTTACAATAGGATTATCAGGAAGCCTTGGATCAGTGATGACAAAATTCTTCTCTATACGCTCCAGTGTAGTTGCAAGGTCAATACCCTTTCTCATTTCCTTTTTCCTTACTTTGTCGTCTACACTATCAGGTCTTGCATCATCATAATCTAAATCAAAATCCTCATCCTCGGAGCTTCCATTATCATCAAAAGTTTCTTCATTGTTAATAAGCTCCTCGTTGGGCTTGCTTTTCTTTAGAATCCTAAAGCACAGTCCCACTAAAGTATAAGTAACAAGCCTTAGAGAATACAGTACAAAAAAATTCTACAATTTCTCTAAGAATATATATGattaataaaagaataatttgcaaattacagccttaaagtttagcacttttgcgaattacagcctcaatatttattttttgtgaattaaaGACACCTAAGTATCGAAGTTTACAAGTTCAGGCCAAAAACACAAAACTCcgaccacttaacctaaaatcCCGATCACCAAAATGGTTGGAATTCTGTGTTTTGGCTTAAACCTGCaaactttaatactttggtggctataattcaaaaaaataaacattgagactataatttgcaaaagtgctaaattttaaggctgtaattcacaaattaCTCTTAATTAAAATGATCAAGGAATAAAAAGCCAGTTGCAATGACAGTCATGGAATGAAAAGATTTGTACCCCATGAAGGAACGACGTCCAgtttttttatgtttctttTCAGGAATCTCACTGAGACTTTCCAATGATAAACGCCTAGCTGGAGGTACATGTTCTGATTTTCTCCTCATCTGAGACTGTGCTCTGTTCTTTTCATCTGCACCACCTGATTTTCTCCGGAAGGGTCGATTCCCAGATTCACTTAATGCCCTAGGCCTTTGCACTGCCTGTAACAGCTCATTGACTGAACTAGCAGCCATATCTTTCTGACGAGCTGCACATCATAATTTTTTGGAAAGCATCATGTTTTATCCATACTCAAATTTCGTTACATCCGAAAAGTTACCTTTTCAAAATTATAGCCTAGAAATATTATAGGATCAATCCCATTAGCATTAGCATCAGGACAAGATGATACTTAAAAGTTCATGATATGTCTTCAAAATTATTGTTTAGGGTCAGTGATAAGTAAC
The Amaranthus tricolor cultivar Red isolate AtriRed21 chromosome 11, ASM2621246v1, whole genome shotgun sequence DNA segment above includes these coding regions:
- the LOC130827258 gene encoding phototropin-1, giving the protein MESDRLSKQSSLVPPFPRDSRGSLEVFNPSAYSFSKPTIPVFQSSSTWQSNKLEQVKEEDAKLQPISSRPKPDEITSWMALPDPTPAIHKIASSKEDDHQKKSKDSSTAKAEQRAAEWGLVLKTDDETGKPQGVKVRTSGGDEPNPKPESSRRESGGSVRSSGDSSDGGFTRNIPRVSEDLKDALSTFQQTFVVSDATKPDHPILYASEGFFKMTGYNSREVIGRNCRFLQGAETDSEELEKIRESLQKGNSYCGRLLNYKKDGTPFWNLLTIAPIKDETGKVLKYIGMQVEVSKHTEGSKDKMVRPNGLPESLIRYDARQKDMAASSVNELLQAVQRPRALSESGNRPFRRKSGGADEKNRAQSQMRRKSEHVPPARRLSLESLSEIPEKKHKKTGRRSFMGILKKSKPNEELINNEETFDDNGSSEDEDFDLDYDDARPDSVDDKVRKKEMRKGIDLATTLERIEKNFVITDPRLPDNPIIFASDSFLELTEYSREEILGRNCRFLQGPETDPETVRKIRNAIDTETEVTVQLINYTKTGKKFWNVFHLQPMRDQKGEVQYFIGVQLDGSQHVEPLQNSIPVAAVEESEKLVKETAQNVDVAVRELPDANKKPEDLWANHSKIVQPKPHRKDSATWKAIRKLTESGEQIGLKHFKPVRPLGAGDTGSVHLVELIGTGENFAMKAMDKNAMLNRNKVHRACAEREILDMLDHPFLPALYASFQTPTHICLITDYCPGGELFLLLDGQPTKVLKEDAARFYAAEVIVALEYLHCQGIIYRDLKPENILIQSNGHITLTDFDLSCLTSCMPQLLVPEIREKRRQHKSQKAPIFLAEPMRASNSFVGTEEYIAPEIIGGTGHTSAVDWWALGILLYEMLYGYTPFRGKTRQRTFTNVLQKNLKFPSSKQVSLHAKQLMYQLLQKDPKNRLGANEGANEIKRHPFFRGVNWALIRCMNPPELEVPFSTDPEKEAKITDPGMLDLQTNVF